ATTGTTTGAGGTTTTTTCGCAAGCTCAATCTCTTGAGGCAGTAAAAATCGCTCAAGTCCTTTTTGACCATATTTTTCTATCATTTTTTCTATTCGTTCTATCTGGACGATATCTATACCTATCATGAAAGCCTTTTTTTGATAAAATTATAACAACTATCCTTGAAGGATCCTAATGGAGCAGGTTTTTTTCTATCTTGGTTATCCGTTCGTTCAGTTTTTTAGAATGCTTGAGAAATTTGGCACTTTTATACTTTTTCAGATAAAGATATTGCCGCTCTTTTTCAAGCCGCCCTATAGAGTCAAAGAGACATTGCAGCAGATGGACATTATTGGTGTAGGTTCCCTTTTTGTCATTGCTTTGACAGCGATTTTTACTGGACTTGTTGAAGCGATTCAACTCTATCATGGATTTCATAAATTTAGTGCTGAGGAGTTTATGGGATATACCATATTTGTCTCTATTTCCAAAGAACTTGGGCCGGTGTTTGGGGCTTTGATGCTGGTGTCACGCGCGGTGAGTGCCATGACGGCCGAACTAGGAACGATGCGGGTAACAGAGCAGATCGATGCTATCGATACGTTGGCGGTGGATAGTAAAAAATATCTTATTGTTCCCAGGGTGATAGCCACGACATTGTCTACACCTATTTTGGTAATCGTTTTTGTTTTCTTGGGAAATATTGCAGCTTATCTGATCTCTGTATACGCTCTTGGCGTCAATCCTACATCGTATAAAAACACTATCACTACGTATCTGGAATTTAGCGATATTGGTACAGGAATCATCAAAGCTTTTGTTTTTGGATACCTTATCAGTATCATTGGAACGTATATCGGATATTTTACGAGAGGTGGCGCAAGAGGAGTAGGCCTTTCGACAACAAAATCCGTTGTCTATGCGGCGATGACCGTTTTTGTAGCCAACTATTTTCTCTCTACGCTCTTTTTATACCTGGACTGGTAATCAGTCGCAGGTAATATCAAGCTCTTTTATAAGATCTTCAAAAAATGGTCCGGCTTTTTTGTCGTAATCGTCATGAAATTCGATCACATATTCTCCATTCTCTATATCTTTTGGTTCTACGGTAATTTGCGGAGAAATTCTGTATTTCGCTATGAGGTCATTAACAAGATTGCATATTTTCTTTTTCTCTTCCAAAGAATCATAATCAATCTCCAATCTCGCATACCGCTCTTCCATAGCCATATGTGCTTTTGAGTTTTTTTTCATTGTCGCTCCTTACATCCAGTCTATAATCTGTTCAACGCTACGTACCGCATATGTCTTGATCGCTATGCTTTGCAATGGTTTTGAAGGGACTACCGCCTTTGTAAAACCTTGACTTGCGGCTTCCTTGAGACGATTATCCAGCATCATTATATCTTTTATTTCTCCAGTCAGTCCAACTTCTCCCAAAAAAATGGTCTCCTCACTGAGTGGTCTATTGCGAAAACTACTTAAAATGGCAGCGACAATTGCCAAATCTGCAGCGGTTTCTGCAATTTTGATGCCTCCTGCGATATTGACAAAAACATCGTATTGATTGAATGGTAAATCGAGTTTTTTTTCAAGCAGTGCCAAAAGCATCGTGAGTCTGCTTGCGTCGTATCCTGTTGTGCTTCTTTTTGGAGTTGGATAACCCGTTTCTGCCACAAGAGCCTGAACTTCCAAAATAATGGGTCTGCTTCCTTCCATTACCACAGTGGCTGCCGATCCGATCTGAGAGGATCCTCTTTGAAAAAAACGTTTGGAGATATTTTTTGCACTCATGAGTCCTTTTTGCGTCATTTCGAAAATACCGACTTCGCTGATGCTGCCAAATCTGTTTTTAAAGCCTCTGAGCATTCGTATCTCTTTTGAACTGTCCCCTTCAAAATAGAGTACCGTATCTACCATATGTTCAAGGACCCTGGGACCAGCGATAGATCCCTCTTTGGTGATATGTCCGATGATAAAAACAGGGAGTTTCATCGATTTCGCAATCCTCATCAGCTCAAATGTCACTGCTTTGACCTGGCTGACTGTTCCAGGAGCTGTCGTAATCTCTTCAGAATAGATCGTTTGAATTGAGTCGATAACAAGAAGATCATAGCTATCTGTGTGAAGATGCGACACTATATTTTCCAAAATGAGTTCATTCAATAAAAAGAGATTGGGATGGTTCGCTTCAATCCTATCGGCTCGCATTTTTATCTGACTTGCGGACTCTTCAGCACTGACGTACAAAACTTTTTTCCCGCTTTTTGCAAGATTGGCACAGGTTTTAAGCAAAAGTGTCGATTTGCCTACTCCGGGACTTCCACCTACCAAAACAAGGGAACCTTCGACCAAGCCTCCGCCTAATACAAGGTCAAGTTCTTCGCTACCGGTTGATATCCGATGAATTTTCTCTTTTTCTATTTCTGTAATAGGTTTTGGTTGCGATAAAGAGCTTTTTTGCGCTTTTTTTTGGATTTTTTGATCTTTATGGCTGATTTCTATGAAGGATTCCCATGCGCCGCAATTGACGCATTTTCCCATCCATTTGGCACTCTGATATCCACAATGTTGGCATTCATAAATACTCTTTTTTGCCATTACAGCTCCCAACGATTTTTAAGAAGCAAAAGCAATTTTTCACTAAAAAACGTATCGAACATATAACGCCAAACCCAAATTGCGAGTATCATAAGCAAAATATAGGTAAAAATGATCCATTTATGTTCACGAAAGTCGATTTTTTCATCTTTGAATCTGCCAATTAACACAGAAACAAAAAGGAATATAATAATTCCTGCTCCTGCATAGAAGACTATTTCTAGATTAGACAAATATTGCATCGAGTATCGTATCCACATATTCATTTGGATCAAATGGAGTCAAATCTTCCATTTTTTCGCCCGTGCCTACATATAGAATCGGTAAAGCCATCTCATGAGATATGCTCAACAGCGCTCCTCCTTTGGCCGTACCGTCAAGTTTAGTGACGATAATGCCGTCTACCCCTACCATTTCGTGAAACGCTTTTGCCTGGTTGATAGCAGAATTGCCCTGAGTCCCGTCAAGAATCAATAATTTTCTATGGGGAGCACCTTCCATTGCTTTCGAGCAAACACGTACAATTTTTTTCAACTCTTCGGCCAGATTTGATTGTGTGTGCAATCTTCCAGCAGTATCTATAAGTACGTGATCGATTCCTTTCGATTTTGCTTTTTGAATCGTATCGAATGCAACTGCTGAGGGGTCATGACCCTGCTTTGTAGCGACAATGGGGACATCAAGTTTATGAGCCCATTTTGTCAATTGTTCAATGGCTGCTGCCCTGAACGTATCGGCTGCCCCCAAAATGACGCTTTTTCCTTCTTGTTTGTATCGGTATGCGAGCTTCGCGATGGTCGTTGTTTTTCCGGCACCATTGACACCCAAAATCAGTTCAACAAAAGGTTTGACGTTTGCTTCTTTTACAGGAGCTGGTTTGAATAGAAAAAGAAGTTCATTTTTGAGTGCAACTCTATTGACTTTGTTCGGCAAAGAGTTGACAATCTTTTCAACAAGATCATACTCCACATCCGCTTCGATCAAGATCTCTTCAATCTCTTCAGGAGTGGCATATTTTTTCTTGGGCGTGTGCTCTTCTATATTTTCAACTGTTTTTTTCAGCGCTTTTTTGATAAAACCAAACATCTTTATTCTCCTAAAGCCTTTTTGATATCACTATGAAAGATCTCATACGGAACAGCTCCGATATAGTGCATATAATATTTGCCATCTTGTAAAATTAATGTCAAGGGTATTGGCATATTGGCTCCTGCTTGAAGCATTGCATACACTTTTTGGGCGAATTGCAGATTGTGATCAACAGAGCGTGAGACAAAATAGTCCATGTGATTTTCTTGTATAAACTCTTCCAGATTTTTCTTATCTAAAGGTAGAGCTATGATATCGATTCTATTTTGAAAAGTTTTATACAGTTCATTGAGTTCAGGAATTTCAGCTTTGCATGAAGGGCACCATGTGGCAAAAAAGACAAATATCTCAATATTTTTTCCATTGGGAATGATAAATTTGTCATCAACAATTTTGACAACTCTTTTATGATTGCTTGTATCATAAAATGTATAAACAGGTGGTGTCTCTTTTATAACCGGTTTTTCAACTTCTTTTGAAACCTTTTTTTGTTTCTCTTCTTTCTTTGTACATCCTGTTAAAAAGAGCAGTATTATCAAAAGAGGGAGAAAAAATTTTTGCATCCTCATCCTTTTTTTGTAAAATCGGATTACATTATATTCAATGAAGGCTTAAAATGAGTTCACCTAAAGAGCGTTTTCGAAACAGATGCAAAGAGAAACTTTTACAAAAACCGGTTTCAAGAAAGCTACACAAGATGCTTCAAGCAAACCTTCAATTTATTCTTGATGCACTCAATCCAAACAATATGCTCGTTTTTATGCCAATGGCTCATGAGCCTGATCTTTTAGGATTTTTCGCTCATCTTAGAAGGAAAAAAAATATATTTGTTCCCTTTATGCAAGGGCAAAGTTTCAAGATGGTAAAATTCAGACTACCTATAAAAAGAGGAAAATTTGGCATAAAAGAGCCGTCCAACTCTTTTTTTGAAACAAAAATTGATATAGTTTTGATTCCCGTCATCGGGGTAGACGGGGATTTTCGTCGAATCGGATTTGGTAAAGGGATGTACGATAGGTTCATGGCTGCTTTGCCATATCAGCCGATTGTGATCTTTGTACAAACAAAAGAGTGTCTGATAAAAGAGAGAATCTGTGATACGTATGATGTACGTGGAGATTTTTTAATTACCCCGAAAAAAATTTATATACGAGGGGATAGTGATGTGGGTAGAGATTTTAGTAGGAAGTTCTGCAGCAATCATAAGCGGCGCTGCAGGATATTTACTGTCGAAAAAAATTGAAAAAGATAAATTAAAAATATATGAAGAACAAGCCAGAGCCAAGGCCAAAGCGATTGAGCATGAAGCTGAAAAGATTTTGCAAAATGCCCAGGTCCAAGTCAAAGAGGCCGAGCTTGAATTAAAAAAAGATTTTGAAAAGAAACTTGAAGAGCTGAAACGTGATTATGATGAGCGATTCAGTGAACTGATGGAAAAAGAGATGTCCTTGAAACAGATGTTCAAGGACGAACTCAAACACATTACCCTTGAAAAGCAGGAGATTAAAGCTGAAAGGGAAGAGGTTAATAGACTTAAAAACGAGTATGAAGAGCTGAAAAAACGGTATGAAGAGAAATATCAAGAAGTTCTAGAGGCGTTGCAACAGCAAGCGGGTCTGACGCTTGAAGAGGCAAAAAATCTCATCTTGCAAAAAGCAGAAGAAGAGAGTCGTCTTGAAATTGCCAATATTGTGAGAAAATATGAAGAAGAGGCAAAAAGAGAAGCAAAACGAAGAGCAAACTACATTATTGCCCAGGCGACGACGAGGTTTGCAGGAGAGTTTGCAGCGGAGCGTCTTATCAATACTGTCAGTATTCCAAGTGAAGATATCAAGGGCCGCATCATCGGAAAAGAGGGACGCAATATCAAGACTTTGGAGATGCTGCTTGGTGTGGACATCATCATAGATGATACGCCTAATGCGATTATTTTGAGCTCTTTCAATCTCTATAGACGGGCTATTGCGACGAAGGTAATCGAACTTTTGGTTGAAGATGGAAGAATTCAGCCTTCAAGAATCGAAGAGATTTATGAAAAGGTGAAAGAGGAGTTTGACCAGCAGCTTCTGGAAGAGGGCGAAAATATCGTGATTGACCTAGGAATTGGACCGATACATCCAGAGATCGTAAAACTGATCGGTCGCCTCAAATTTCGGGCAAGTTATGGGCAAAACGCTTTGGGTCACTCCTTGGAGGTGGCCCATTTAGCCGGTATCATGGCTGCAGAGATGGGTGGTGATGAAGTGATGGCAAAACGTGCAGGGCTTTTGCATGATATCGGCAAGGCCTTAACGCATGAATATAGCGGAAGCCATGTGGATTTGGGTGCCGAAATCTGTAAACGCTACAAAGAACCGGATGTTGTTATCAACGCTATTTATGCTCACCATGGCCACGAAGAGCCAAGAAGCATTGAGGCTGCAGCAGTATGTGCAGCAGATACTCTCAGTGCAGCAAGACCGGGTGCTCGACGGGAAGTACTTGAAGCCTTTTTAAAACGAGTCCAGGCCATTGAAGAGATAGCATTGAGCAAACCAGGAGTCAAAAAAGCGTACGCCATCAATGCAGGACGAGAAGTGAGAGTCATTGTCAATGCAGAGCTTGTCAATGATAACGAGGCGGTTCTTCTTGCCAAGGAGATTGCAAAAGATATCGAATCTGGGGTTCAATATCCCGGAGAGATCAAAGTCAATGTCATCAGAGAAAATAGGGCGATAGAGTACGCCCGATAATCAATCGTTGTGAGGAGAGTCGTCGTAAGGGTCGAGATGGATTGTGATATTCCACTCTGAATCGGGATCGAGCTTCTTAATCTCCTCTTCGATTTTGTCTGAAACCCTATGTGCATCTAAAAGGGAGATGTCAGGCGTAAAAACTACGTGTACATCGACAAAGTTCGTATCTCCACTTCTTCTTGTCCGCAAATAGTGATAGTCGGTTACTTCCGGTTGCTCTGTGATTATCTGTTTGATCTTTTCCACATATTTTTCATCCAACGCTACATCCAAAAGAATAAGCGTCCCCTCTTTAATGAGTTCAAAAGCCTCTTTAATGATATATACGGCTATTGCTATACCAAAAATGCCATCGATCCAGTGCCATCCGGTAAAGTAGATGATGGCCAGTGAGAGTAAAACAGCAGAGTTTGAAAAAAGGTCTGTTTTGTAGTGCAGGGCATCCGATTTGACGACCATGTTTTTTGTTTTTTTATAGACATAATTGAGAAAAAAGACGAGTCCCCCTGTAAGAATAATGGAAATCACCATGACGATTATAGAATCGTCAAGATAGGCTATCTGTTTTCGATGCCAGATATTGTCGACTCCTTTGTAAAAAATAAAGAGCCCCGATATGGTGATGATAGTTCCCTCGATGACAGCGGCAAGTGCCTCTATCTTGCCTAGTCCATAGTTGAATTTTTCCGTTGGTGCTTTTTCCGCTTTTGAAATGGCAAAATAGTTAAACATCGATACTGCGATATCGAGAATCGAATCGATTGCACTTGCTAAAACAGCTGCAGAGCCGCTCAAAATACCTATAATGAGCTTGATACATACCAAAATCGTAGCGACAACACTTGCTACAACAGTTGCTTTTTTCTGCAAAGTCATTGTAATCCTTTACAAAATTTTTAGGATTGTAACGAAAGAAGGCTTAAGAGTCGGTCTATCTGGTTTGTAGTAAAAAGAGATTTTTCTTGTACCGTTTCTGGCTCAAAATTGTCAGAGACAAGTTTGATTATATATACAGGTGTTTTGAACAGTTTTGCCGTCTCGACAATGGCACTTGCTTCCATATCTGCCAATGTTTTTTGCTTGATATGTACAGGTTTGGAAAATGTCGTGCAGCTGGTTTTCGGTAAAATGGGAGGAGTATCGATATGAAACACTTTATCGCTATCGATATCGATCACTTTTTTAATCGCAAAAAGTGAGCCGATACTCTCTCCTGCTGCGTATCCTATGTTACAAACTTCTTCTCTTTTCTGGACAAGAGCATAGGAGAGTGCGGCTGCAGCTTTTATTTTTCCTATACCGCTTATGACTATACGATGCTTTTGGTTTGCATAGATGGAAAAAGGTTTTTTTTCTATTTGCTTCATATCCAATTTTTCTATAATAGGAGCAATTTCTGTATATGTCGCTGCGATAATAAGCATAGCGCCTCTTTCGAAAAATATTTGTTATCATACAAAAAAATGGAGGAAGGTTCTATGGGGATAGAGGAAATCAAGAGTGAACGTGAAAGATGGCTACAATGGAAAAACATAGCACCACTTAGAGAAAAGCTTTGCCAACTTCCTAAAGTAGAGTGCGATGTGGAGCTTGGAGATATCATAAAGATTACTGGAGATATACCACAAAGTATACAAGAACAGATTTTTGAGACGGCATGGGCTATGAGACCATGGAGGAAAGGGCCATTTGAGATTTTTGGCACATATATCGACAGTGAATGGAAAAGCTATATCAAATACAATCTTTTAGAGCCCCATTTTGATCTTGAAGGAAAGGACGTAGCGGATATTGGTTGCAACAATGGCTACTATATGTTTCGTATGCTCACACATCATCCAAAATCTTTAACGGGATTTGATCCCTCTCCACTGTTTCGAACGCAGTTTGATTTCATCAATCATTTTGTCCAAAGCAGTATCGTTTATGAGCTTTTGGGTGTAGAACATCTTCCTTTGTATAGGAAAAAGTTTGATGTCATCTTTTGTCTTGGAGTGCTCTATCATAGAAGCGATCCCATAGCGATGCTCAAATGGCTCAAGCAAGGTTTGAAAGAGTGTGGCGAGATTTTTTTGGATACCTTTTACATCGAAGGAGAGGATCCAGTTGCGCTGTGTCCGGCTAAAACCTACTCAAAAATTCCAAATGTCCATTTCGTTCCAACCATCAAAGCACTGCAAAACTGGTGCGAAAAGGCTGGATTTGAATATTTTGAAATATTGGCAACAAAACCGACTACATTTGAAGAACAAAGAAAAACGGATTGGATTTTGGGTGAGAGTCTGGAAGATTTTTTGGATCCAGCTGATCCTCAACGAACAGTAGAGGGATATCCCGCACCCAAACGGGTTTATATAAAGTTACGGAGAAAAAGATGAAAAAAGGAATACTTCTTGATATTGGAGGTGTACTGTATGAAGGAGAGAGTCCGATAAAGGGAGCTAAAGAGGCTCTTTGTTCACTTCGCAAACACTATACTATACGGTTTGTATCAAACACGAGTCGAGTATCGCCAAAAAATCTATTAAAAAAACTACGTAATATGGGATTTGAGATTTACGAAGAGGAACTTTTTACCGCTTTGAGCGCAGCAAAGCTTTTTCTGAAAAGCCAGAATGCTAAAGCGTATGTGATAGCGACCGATGAAGCGAAAAACTATTTTGATGATTTAGATGGTACGATGCAATATGTTCTCGTATGCGATGCCTATAAAAACTTTACATATGACGCACTGAATGAGGGATTTCGCTATCTTGAATCTGGAGCCGGATTCATAGCAACTAATATGAACAGGTATTTTAAAGATGAAGATGGTTTGAGTCTTGATGCCGGTGGTTTTGTACAATGTTTGGAATATGCGAGCGACAAAAAGGCAAAAATTTTGGGAAAACCAAATTGTGAATTTTTTGCCTTGGCACTTGAAAGTATGGGATTGAAAAAAGATGAGGTAATAATGGTTGGAGACGATATAGAAAGTGACATTTTAGGTGCGAAAGCTTGTTGGATTACTACGGTCATGGTCCAAACAGGAAAATATAAAGAAAAAGACCTGTTGAAAGGACGCCCTGATTTTTTGATAGAATCTATTGCAGATTTACCAAAACTCATGGAGGAGATTTGATGAAGGTATATGGCATAAAAACGTGCGGAAGTGTCAAAAAAGCACTCAAGTTTTTCAATGACAACGGTATCGAATATGAGTTTGTCGATTTTAAAAAGAGTCCGGTAGGATGCGAGAAGATAGATGAATGGATCAAGAAAGTAGGAATTAATACACTGTTCAATACCAGAGGGACCAAATATCGACAATTAAAATTAAAAGAACTAAATTTGGATGATGCAGGAAAGAGAGAGTGGCTTTGTAAAGAGAATCTTTTGATCAAACGACCTGTTATTGAGTTGAATAATGGTGATGTGATTGTTGGATTTGATGAGGAGCTGTATAACAAGGTGTTCCATGGAGCTTAGGACGCATAAAAACATTGATCCGACATTGAGTGGACGTGTGATAGAGCTAAGGCCGGATTACGCAAAGGTTGCGCTTCAAACGTCACAAATAATGGCTGCCGATGAACGAGGGTTAGTACATGGTGGATTTACTTTTAGTGCCGCAGATTTTGCGGCAATGGCGGCAGTCAATGAACCGTATGTGGTACTGAGCAGTGCCGAAGTTCGATTTACTGCGCCTGTGCAGGTAGGTGATAATGTTGTTTTTGAGGCCCAAGTAGTGCAAAAAGAGGGGAAAAAAGCATTCATTGATGTGGTTGGTAGAGTGGAAGACCAAAAGGTCTTCGCAGGAAGTTTCGTTACATTTATTCCGCAGACTCATATTTTAGACAGATAATTATATAGCTCGAAGCCAGTAATCGACAAACCGCTGTTCCGAGCGAACAGATGTGGGATCTCCGTGTCCTGGATAGACCGGTTTATCGTATGGGAGGGTCTTGAATTTTTTAAGACTCTCTTTCATAGCCTCTGGATCAGAGTAGGGGAAATCGACCCTGCCGATACTACCTTTAAAAATAAAGTCCCCACTACACCAAAAATCACCAAAATCGATAACGCTGCATCCTGGCGTATGACCTGGAAAGTGTAAGAATGTAATCTTTTCTCCTGCAATATCAACTGTTTGATCACCTTGTACAAGGATATCTGGTTCGCTTTTTGGCATCTGCATCCCAAACTGATCTTTTTGTAGGAAAAAAGCATCCTTTTCATGGATAATGATAGGGATATTGAGCTTCTCTTTGAGTTCTGCATTGCTCCAAATATGATCGAAATGACCGTGTGTATTGAGTATGGCAACAGGATTTGTAACATTTTCCAAAACCCAAGGTGTGGCTCCTACGCCAGGATCCACGATGAAATCTTTGTCGTTAATTGTTACAATATAGCAATTTGTTTGATATTGACCCATTGGTTGATATTTGATTTGCAAATTTACTCCTTAAGAGGTGATGATGGAATTTTTTCAAACGTTAGAAGCAATTATACAGATATCTGATCCGTACGAGAAGATGGAACAGTTTAAAAGGTTTTATACATTGTTTCAAAATGGCTCAATTCCAATGAATCACGAACAAAAAAGTATTATGTTTCATGAGCCCTCTTTTCGAGGTTTTTGCGAGATTGTTGATCCCCAAAAGGTACCAAGAAGAAGCAGATTCGGAACCGCTGAGGGGCGTGCAATACTTCTGCATGCCATAGCGCATATTGAGTATAGTGCCATTGATCTTGCATTGGATGCAGCCTATAGATTTAAAAATTTGCCAAAGCAGTTTTATAAAGACTGGTTGCAGGTAGCAGATGATGAATGTAGACACTTTTTAATGATAGATTCGCTTTTAAAAGAGCTTGGATACAGGTATGGTGATTTTCCTGTACATCAAGGCTTGTTTGATGCGGGCAAGGCGAGTCAAACCTTAATTGATCGGATGGCTGTTGTCCCAAGATATTTGGAAGCAAATGGACTTGATGCCAATCCCAGAATCATTCAAAAATTAAAAAAATTTCATGACCCTTTTGCTATAAAAATGACACAAGCACTCGATATTATACTTACTGAAGAGATAGCCCATGTGAAAAAGGGAGATTTTTGGTTTCGTTGGGCTTGTGAACAAGCGGGATGTGAAGATATTGAAAAAGAGTATTTTCAAAGAATCGAGAAAATCTACCCCGGAACGCTTCATAGCAAAACGGAGGTGAATATCGAAGCAAGAAAAAAAGCGGGTTTTAGTTGCCGTGAGATAGAGCTATTATCAAAAGAGAGAATAGATTGTGGATAAAAATTATCATTTGTTAAAAATTATCAATATTAATCAAGAGCATTAAATATAAAAGAATAGATTAAGTAGTAATTTAGTATAATTTACTCAATATCCTTAAGGTAGGAGCAAGAAATGAAAAAAATTCCTCTTTTTTCACTGCAAATAGACAGCAAAGAGATAGAGTCGATCAAAGAAGCTCTTGAACAAAAAAATAAGCGAGACGAACTTGAAAAAAGTTTTGCGCAATATATAGGATGCCCACACTCTTTGGCTACATCCAATGAAACGGCCTCGTTGCATCTGGCAATGACGACGATAGATTTAAAACGGGGCGATAAGATTTTGTGTAGTGTCAATTCCTACCCAAATGTTCCCGAAGTAGTTCGCCATTTCGATGCAGAACCGATCTTTGTCGATATCTGTCCAGATGATTTCAATATCGATTTGGATGAGTTGGAAAAGATCCTTAGTAAGAACAAAAGCAAAAAGCTCAAAGGTGCTATCATTTCACATATTGCAGGCCAGCCTACAGATCTTGACAGACTGTATGAAATTGCACGTGAATATAATATCCTCATTATTGAAGATGCTTCCAATGCACTGGGTGCGACATACAACGGAAACAAAATAGGCTCTTTGGAAGCAGATATCACCACATTTAGTTTCAATCCACATAAACGTTTTACGACGAACAATGGCGGAATGATGTGTTTGAAAAATGAAGAGTTGGAAGAAAGAGCAAGACTCTTGCAAAGAAACGCAATGGTTCGCAGTGAATGGGATGAAGAGGGACATCTTGGATATATCTATGATGTCGTTGATATCGGTTTGGAATATGATATGAGTGATTTAGAAGCCGCGTTTAATCTTTCTCAACTGCAAAAAAACGATGCAGCGATAGAGCGAAGACGTCAAATTGCGGCAATCTACCATAAAGAGTTGGCAAATACACCGCATATTGAACTTCCAAAAGAGGTAAGAGACCATATCTATTCGCTTTTTATTATCAAGATAGATAAAAACAGAGACTCTTTTGCAAGAGAACTCTATAAAAGAGGAATAGAAGTAGGCCTTCACTATATTCCCCTTCATCTATTGAGTTACTATAAGCAAAAATATAGTTTGCGCATTAACGATTTTCCAAAAGCGTTGAGAAACTATCAACAAATTCTCTCAATTCCAATACATTCGGGAATGAGTGATGAAGATGTATATTATGTTATAGAACAGATCAAAGAGGTGGCTCAATCAAGGGTATAGTCCATTTTTTCGAGGAGGGATTTTATCGTCCCTCTGCTTGGCACAGAATTATCTCTTTCGCACTTTTTCCATTCAGTATACTCTATTGCAGCGTTGCGATTTTAAAAAAGATTCTTCCAAAAGAGCAAGATTTCGATATACCTATAATAAGTGTTGGAAATCTCACAGTTGGCGGAAGTGGGAAAACGCCAATCGTTGCCGCACTGGCAAGAAGATATGACAAATGCGCAATAGTGCTTCGAGGGTTTCATAGACACAGCAAGGGACTACGTCTTGTCAGTAATGGCAAAAGTTTGCTATGTAATGCAAAAGAGTGCGGGGATGAAGCGGTAATGCTTGCGCAAATGGTCCCGAATGCAGTTGTTATCGTCTGCGAAAGAAGAGAAGAGGGGATCGAAAAAGCAAAAGGATTAGGCTGTAACGTTCTATTTTTAGATGATGCATTTCATAAACCCTACAAAAAGTTTGATATCCTTATCGATATTAAGACACCCAATAGGCTCTGTCTTCCAAGTGGTCCTTATAGGCTTCCAAGAGCGTTTTTGAAAAAGGCCGATTTGGTCGTTCAAGAAGAAAGAGATTTTTTGCGAAACGTTTGGATCAGCAATCCAAAGAAAAAGATGGTTTTATTAACGGCCATTGCCTAT
This region of Nitratiruptor sp. YY08-10 genomic DNA includes:
- a CDS encoding tetraacyldisaccharide 4'-kinase → MSFALFPFSILYCSVAILKKILPKEQDFDIPIISVGNLTVGGSGKTPIVAALARRYDKCAIVLRGFHRHSKGLRLVSNGKSLLCNAKECGDEAVMLAQMVPNAVVIVCERREEGIEKAKGLGCNVLFLDDAFHKPYKKFDILIDIKTPNRLCLPSGPYRLPRAFLKKADLVVQEERDFLRNVWISNPKKKMVLLTAIAYPKRVLRYVPKGTKAYFFEDHHHFTKEELEQIWHKEKPDAFLVTRKDAVKLEQFSYPLSILELELTISKEVYEKVDRYIKEYDAKKDSNRSDTA